Proteins encoded within one genomic window of uncultured Desulfobacter sp.:
- a CDS encoding AAA family ATPase gives MYNTFFNLREKPFQLVPNPDFLFLGKSHEDALAHLTYAVSQGDGFVKITGEVGTGKTTLCRVFLEKLGSNTEAAFIFNSKVNAIQLLKMVHRELGIKSCAEDPCDLTHDLNTYLLEKKAAGISVILLIDEAQNLAKETLEQLRMLSNLETTRSKLLQIILVGQPELRDLLDHHELRQLKQRINISCHIRPLGRQETLDYISHRISVASNRPQSLFTPSALKGIYAFSIGIPRLINIICDRALLVAYSRQRKKVSARHVAAAVRELESVNSRQRVSWKSSSRKVAAAAFAALILITAAYTLYANGIFNRHKTVVNTISETNSSQTPSEITPSLAIQNNKVAPARIVKPVSEPSLSPEPDLAMVVGPLQAPAVHPVEAAGTPPQLPPLEGGDVRETLLGIQSAINRKEAFGYLAALWKKPVPEKLAVLDGQIAPNDYFFKIAAAGSGLKLLTLDTDLRKALKLNLPVIFEYRISFQYEKGFAGIEAVTPDNHCILFTGAGQQKYRVPMAELLPFLNGKMYIAWEDGLGANRIISDNGPKDAVITLKLLLSELGFPMQNFSPAYDTYVQDALRQVQNEAGIAQDGIAGPETRIALLRKSRGDGVPQLSASPLNHLNR, from the coding sequence ATGTATAATACCTTTTTTAATCTCAGGGAAAAACCGTTTCAACTGGTCCCTAATCCAGACTTCTTATTTTTAGGTAAAAGCCATGAAGACGCCCTGGCCCATCTGACCTATGCCGTCTCACAGGGAGACGGATTTGTCAAAATCACAGGGGAAGTCGGCACCGGTAAAACCACTCTTTGCCGAGTGTTCCTTGAGAAACTGGGCTCCAACACGGAAGCCGCCTTTATCTTCAACTCCAAGGTCAATGCAATCCAGCTTTTAAAAATGGTTCACCGGGAGCTGGGAATTAAAAGTTGTGCCGAAGACCCGTGTGATCTCACCCATGACCTGAACACCTATCTCTTGGAAAAAAAGGCCGCCGGCATATCGGTCATTCTCCTCATTGATGAAGCACAGAACCTGGCCAAAGAGACCCTGGAACAACTGAGGATGCTCTCCAACCTGGAAACCACACGAAGTAAACTGTTACAGATCATCCTGGTGGGTCAGCCCGAACTACGGGATCTATTGGACCACCATGAGCTGCGGCAATTAAAGCAAAGAATTAACATCAGCTGCCACATCCGCCCCCTGGGTCGCCAAGAAACCCTGGACTATATTTCTCACCGAATCAGCGTAGCCTCCAACCGGCCACAATCTTTGTTCACCCCTTCGGCCCTGAAAGGGATTTATGCATTTTCCATAGGGATTCCCCGGCTTATCAACATCATATGTGACCGTGCCTTGCTGGTTGCCTACAGCCGGCAAAGGAAAAAAGTGAGTGCCCGCCATGTCGCCGCCGCTGTCCGGGAACTGGAGTCTGTAAATTCACGGCAGCGGGTTTCCTGGAAATCCAGTTCCCGGAAAGTTGCCGCAGCGGCCTTTGCCGCTCTGATCCTTATCACTGCAGCTTATACGTTATACGCCAACGGAATCTTTAACCGGCATAAAACGGTTGTAAACACCATATCTGAAACAAATTCGTCACAGACCCCCTCAGAAATCACTCCCAGCCTGGCGATTCAGAATAACAAGGTGGCTCCGGCGCGAATCGTAAAACCGGTTTCGGAACCGTCCCTCAGCCCCGAACCGGACTTGGCAATGGTGGTGGGGCCACTTCAGGCCCCTGCCGTGCACCCGGTTGAAGCAGCCGGAACCCCGCCGCAGCTTCCGCCCCTTGAAGGGGGCGACGTCCGGGAAACTTTATTGGGTATCCAAAGTGCCATCAACAGAAAGGAAGCCTTTGGCTACCTGGCCGCCCTGTGGAAAAAGCCCGTACCGGAAAAACTGGCAGTGCTGGATGGACAGATCGCCCCCAACGATTATTTTTTTAAAATAGCCGCCGCCGGAAGCGGCCTGAAACTGCTCACCCTGGACACTGATCTGCGAAAGGCCCTGAAACTGAATCTTCCAGTGATTTTTGAATACAGAATCTCTTTCCAGTATGAAAAAGGATTTGCAGGTATTGAAGCCGTAACCCCCGACAACCACTGCATCCTCTTTACCGGTGCCGGACAACAAAAATATAGGGTGCCAATGGCGGAACTGCTCCCGTTTCTGAACGGGAAAATGTATATTGCATGGGAAGACGGACTCGGGGCAAACCGCATCATAAGTGACAATGGACCAAAGGATGCCGTCATTACACTGAAACTGCTGCTATCTGAACTCGGATTTCCCATGCAAAATTTCTCCCCGGCTTACGACACGTATGTCCAGGATGCCCTGAGGCAAGTTCAAAATGAGGCCGGGATTGCCCAGGACGGTATTGCAGGCCCGGAGACCCGGATCGCCTTGCTCCGGAAAAGCAGGGGAGATGGGGTCCCCCAGCTATCGGCCTCCCCTCTTAACCATTTAAACCGATAA
- a CDS encoding general secretion pathway protein GspB, with protein sequence MSTILRALKQAEKESRQHTTPPSFDSGLNEVGSPKEAALFIPRRVILISLILFIGGISFVYLLSPSQEKAERPAPAPVQKKEITSLEEPPRPIVIKPLSPAPAPPRLPSPESMVKPAPKPPLTVEKTAPPTPPRPSTPEKSKAPPVPEPVFTPVTAKSSSTPEVPLLKDKSLKIQAISWDQDPTNRITVINNSILNEGDAIQGFQVLRIEKEAVLLNGNGRNYRLKFRYR encoded by the coding sequence ATGAGCACGATCCTCAGAGCCCTGAAACAGGCAGAAAAAGAAAGCAGGCAGCATACCACCCCGCCCTCCTTTGACAGCGGGCTCAATGAGGTGGGGAGCCCCAAAGAGGCCGCCCTCTTTATCCCGCGGCGGGTCATACTCATTTCTCTTATCCTTTTTATTGGCGGGATCTCCTTTGTCTATTTGCTCTCCCCTTCCCAGGAAAAGGCCGAGCGACCCGCCCCTGCTCCGGTGCAAAAAAAAGAGATCACATCACTGGAGGAACCACCCCGGCCCATCGTTATCAAGCCGTTGTCGCCGGCACCTGCCCCTCCCCGCCTCCCCAGCCCTGAATCCATGGTAAAACCGGCACCCAAGCCGCCCCTAACGGTAGAAAAAACTGCGCCGCCGACCCCACCACGACCCAGCACACCCGAAAAGTCCAAAGCACCTCCAGTACCGGAACCAGTCTTTACGCCAGTGACGGCAAAATCATCGAGCACCCCGGAAGTTCCTCTGTTAAAGGACAAGTCCCTGAAAATTCAGGCCATTTCTTGGGACCAGGACCCCACAAACCGTATTACCGTCATCAATAACAGTATTCTCAACGAAGGGGATGCCATCCAGGGGTTCCAAGTCCTCCGCATCGAAAAGGAGGCTGTTCTTTTAAATGGCAATGGAAGGAATTACCGCCTGAAATTCCGCTACCGGTAA
- a CDS encoding lectin-like protein, translating to MKSLLKFTAGVFLAFLLLTNANATPTQFVSGTGNWYEVILTTVNWDSANILAESSSYNGLDGHLVTVTSDSEWTFIKSLTDYRDNLWLGGTDSVTEGTWTWVTGEAFSFTAWASGEPNDLRNEDYLETWQSGNTWNDIAGTSTNYGYIIEYEETSAVPEPATMILFGVGILGLAGVSRKKIIQFYNSNR from the coding sequence ATGAAAAGTCTACTAAAATTCACTGCAGGAGTATTTTTAGCCTTTCTCTTGCTAACAAATGCCAATGCAACCCCCACTCAATTCGTCAGTGGAACGGGCAATTGGTACGAAGTAATCTTAACAACCGTAAATTGGGATAGTGCGAATATCCTTGCCGAATCATCCTCTTATAATGGACTTGATGGCCATTTAGTGACTGTGACCTCTGATTCCGAATGGACTTTTATAAAAAGCCTGACTGATTATCGTGACAATTTATGGCTTGGTGGAACGGATAGTGTTACCGAAGGAACATGGACGTGGGTTACAGGTGAAGCATTTTCTTTTACTGCTTGGGCGAGTGGCGAACCTAACGATCTCAGAAATGAGGATTACTTGGAGACTTGGCAAAGCGGCAATACCTGGAATGATATTGCGGGTACAAGCACCAATTATGGTTACATTATTGAATATGAGGAAACGTCAGCTGTACCAGAACCTGCAACTATGATTCTTTTCGGTGTTGGCATTTTAGGTCTTGCAGGGGTATCAAGAAAAAAAATAATACAATTTTATAATAGTAATCGCTGA
- a CDS encoding response regulator encodes MLKFSDINIGPKLVSLFIFTGIIPLCIAGFFSSRMAIDALMDKSFNQLITVQELRRSELQNTFKDQYTSIRMIAQNPQTIKFINDLISDQGKSNGGLRVDSEQQTNSYIQYFKKYSKMSGYKDLIVVDAQSENVLLSTEGKTHRTANLLSGEFKQSGLVKVFQKVVESKKGGVEDFASYEPSGGIQSAFYGEPVFDSQEKLIAVIVVQLPPSFLTNIIESRKGMGQTGESYIVGWSKKNKRFEFRTDLRTMGDGKYVTGAALGKLNYWEDAVKYGVKGNHGTYIDSAGKKVLAAYNLLDVNGVEWYLISKIDKFEVESPVRAIIIKGLGISSVLIIFIGVAAFIMARKFTRPIIEDMEFAQAISEGNFEKQIELNQKDELGQLADALNRMARELYEIDWMKNGKEGLNDALRGEHDDHSLAQQFISFIVKHLNAQIGAVYQCNGSDLKLIGSYAFTDRKGNFNHIKIGEGMVGQAAAEREMINFTDVEDDAPKINYGAGERPALNYLIVPLLYQEALLGVFLVGAVNRFTHLQLDFIKQNTDNTAIRMNTVRSQQTIKELYKQAQEQQAELELKNKTLEAQTQKLKASEAELQAQQEELRVTNEELEEQANKLKESEAELQAQQEELRVTNEELETHAKTLEKQQEEMRLRNEDLENAQVIIKNKAKEVEIASKYKSEFLANMSHELRTPLNSILILSQVLSKNKEENLTQKQIQSASTIHSSGKDLLNLINEILDLSRIESGRVEIMTTDVEVKNIVKDLNRTFKYISEQKQVGFNINVDPAVPGTIQTDDLRLQQILRNLLTNAFKFTKEGAVDLIISRPGVDIVMSTDLRVDTSIAFAVRDDGIGIPEDKQAVIFEAFQQADGSTNRKYGGTGLGLSISRELAKLLGGFIHLESRVDQGSTFTVVIPENHENHPPEAQTRENTVPKSEEPTQKPAPENASKKSGLPDGVSLKGDFVRDDREKLNPGDKVLLVIEDDYKSAKLMRDFSRERGFKCIVAENGETGLHFAEYYLPSAIILDIGLPGIDGWTVMERLKNNSSLSHIPVHFMSANEGTMDAMRMGAIGFLSKPISIVKVDETFATIENIIAKPIKNLLIVEDDPIQSKSMKALIGNGDVVTTIVSTGEEAYQKLSEGLFDCMVLDLGLEDMSGFELLEKIDKNYLLSKIPVIVYTGRELSEKEDKQLRRYTESIIIKGAKSPERLLEESALFLHRVESNLPKDKQKILKMVHAKETVLGEKTILVADDDIRNIFALSSILEEKGMTVIVARDGVEALEKVKKHKEIDIVLMDIMMPNMDGYEAIKKIRKDIRNKKLPIIALTAKAMKGDRNKCIDAGANDYLAKPVDTDKLVAMLRVWLY; translated from the coding sequence ATGCTAAAATTTAGCGACATCAATATTGGCCCGAAATTGGTCTCTCTATTCATTTTTACCGGGATTATTCCACTCTGTATCGCAGGTTTTTTCAGCAGTCGAATGGCAATAGACGCACTGATGGATAAATCCTTCAATCAGTTGATCACTGTGCAGGAACTCAGGAGAAGTGAACTCCAGAATACTTTCAAAGATCAATACACATCCATTCGGATGATTGCCCAAAATCCCCAAACCATTAAATTTATTAATGACTTGATTTCCGATCAAGGAAAGTCCAATGGCGGGCTGCGTGTGGATTCGGAACAACAAACAAATTCTTATATCCAGTATTTTAAGAAATATAGTAAAATGAGCGGCTACAAAGATCTTATCGTAGTCGACGCACAAAGCGAAAACGTATTGCTAAGTACTGAAGGAAAAACCCATAGGACTGCTAACTTATTAAGTGGTGAGTTCAAACAGTCCGGCCTTGTAAAAGTATTTCAGAAAGTTGTCGAATCTAAAAAAGGGGGAGTTGAGGATTTCGCATCTTATGAACCTTCAGGGGGAATCCAGAGTGCTTTTTACGGTGAACCGGTTTTTGATTCACAAGAGAAATTAATTGCAGTAATTGTTGTTCAGTTGCCTCCTTCCTTTTTAACAAATATCATTGAATCAAGAAAAGGAATGGGGCAGACAGGTGAATCTTATATCGTCGGCTGGAGTAAAAAAAACAAGCGGTTTGAGTTTAGAACGGATCTTCGGACCATGGGAGACGGCAAATATGTTACCGGTGCTGCTTTGGGTAAGTTGAATTACTGGGAAGATGCGGTAAAGTATGGCGTCAAGGGAAACCACGGTACGTATATTGACAGTGCAGGGAAAAAAGTTCTCGCCGCATACAACCTTCTGGATGTCAACGGTGTTGAATGGTATTTGATTTCTAAAATTGATAAATTTGAAGTCGAATCCCCGGTTCGGGCCATTATTATAAAAGGGCTGGGCATTTCCTCGGTTTTAATTATTTTTATTGGTGTTGCCGCATTCATTATGGCAAGGAAATTTACAAGGCCGATTATCGAGGATATGGAATTTGCACAGGCCATTTCAGAAGGAAATTTTGAAAAACAAATTGAATTGAATCAAAAAGATGAGCTTGGACAACTGGCTGATGCTTTGAATCGGATGGCAAGAGAGCTGTACGAAATCGACTGGATGAAAAACGGAAAAGAAGGGTTGAATGATGCCTTGCGCGGCGAACATGACGATCACTCACTGGCACAGCAATTTATTTCTTTCATCGTCAAACACCTTAACGCACAGATCGGGGCGGTCTATCAGTGCAACGGAAGCGATTTGAAGCTGATCGGTAGCTACGCATTCACAGACCGAAAAGGTAATTTCAACCATATTAAAATCGGTGAGGGTATGGTTGGTCAGGCAGCTGCAGAAAGAGAAATGATCAATTTTACGGATGTGGAAGATGATGCGCCCAAGATCAACTACGGCGCAGGAGAACGGCCGGCACTGAATTATTTGATTGTCCCGTTGCTTTATCAAGAAGCGCTTTTAGGGGTATTCCTGGTGGGGGCTGTAAATCGGTTTACGCACCTACAGCTTGATTTCATCAAACAAAATACGGATAATACGGCAATCCGCATGAATACTGTAAGATCCCAGCAGACGATTAAAGAATTATATAAACAAGCTCAAGAGCAACAGGCTGAACTGGAATTAAAAAACAAAACACTGGAAGCACAGACCCAGAAGCTTAAGGCATCGGAAGCGGAGCTGCAGGCGCAGCAGGAAGAGCTTCGTGTCACCAATGAAGAACTAGAAGAGCAGGCAAATAAATTAAAAGAATCAGAAGCTGAACTTCAGGCCCAGCAAGAAGAGCTTCGCGTCACCAATGAAGAGTTGGAAACCCATGCAAAGACCCTGGAAAAGCAGCAGGAAGAGATGCGTCTGAGAAATGAAGACCTGGAGAATGCCCAGGTCATTATCAAAAATAAGGCAAAGGAAGTTGAAATTGCCAGTAAATATAAATCCGAGTTCCTTGCCAATATGTCTCATGAATTAAGAACCCCGCTGAACAGTATCCTTATCCTCTCCCAGGTTCTGTCAAAAAACAAAGAGGAAAACCTGACCCAAAAGCAGATTCAATCCGCTTCAACCATTCATTCATCAGGCAAAGACCTGTTGAACCTGATTAATGAAATTCTTGATCTGTCAAGAATTGAATCCGGCAGGGTCGAAATCATGACAACGGATGTTGAAGTTAAGAATATAGTGAAAGATTTAAACCGGACCTTTAAGTATATTTCTGAACAAAAACAGGTCGGTTTCAATATCAATGTTGATCCGGCGGTACCAGGCACTATTCAAACGGATGATCTCCGCCTCCAGCAGATTTTAAGAAATCTGCTGACAAATGCGTTTAAATTCACAAAAGAGGGCGCAGTTGATCTTATTATATCCCGACCGGGCGTGGATATCGTTATGAGTACGGATCTGAGGGTGGATACTTCTATTGCTTTTGCTGTCAGGGATGACGGTATCGGAATTCCGGAAGACAAACAGGCCGTCATTTTTGAGGCTTTCCAGCAGGCAGACGGCAGTACGAACCGAAAGTACGGCGGAACCGGTCTTGGTTTATCTATTTCAAGAGAACTTGCCAAACTGCTCGGTGGGTTTATCCATCTTGAAAGCCGTGTGGATCAGGGCAGCACCTTTACTGTCGTCATTCCTGAGAACCATGAAAATCATCCGCCGGAAGCCCAAACCAGGGAAAATACTGTGCCGAAATCGGAAGAGCCGACACAAAAACCGGCACCGGAAAACGCTTCAAAAAAGTCGGGCCTGCCGGACGGCGTATCTCTCAAGGGTGACTTTGTCAGGGATGACAGAGAAAAATTAAATCCTGGGGACAAGGTGTTGCTGGTTATCGAAGATGATTATAAATCCGCCAAACTGATGCGGGATTTTTCAAGAGAACGTGGGTTTAAATGCATCGTGGCTGAAAACGGGGAAACCGGACTTCATTTTGCCGAATATTATTTGCCCAGTGCTATTATCCTGGATATTGGGCTGCCCGGTATCGACGGCTGGACGGTTATGGAACGGCTGAAAAATAATTCCAGCCTGAGTCATATTCCGGTTCATTTCATGTCCGCAAACGAGGGGACTATGGATGCTATGCGCATGGGCGCTATCGGGTTTTTATCCAAACCGATCAGCATTGTAAAGGTTGATGAAACCTTTGCAACTATTGAAAATATTATTGCCAAACCGATTAAAAATCTTTTAATCGTAGAAGATGATCCTATCCAAAGCAAAAGTATGAAGGCGTTGATTGGCAACGGGGATGTAGTTACGACGATTGTGTCAACCGGGGAAGAAGCGTATCAAAAGCTTTCAGAAGGCCTGTTTGACTGCATGGTACTGGACCTTGGCCTGGAAGATATGTCCGGATTTGAGCTGCTTGAAAAAATAGATAAAAATTATTTGTTATCCAAAATTCCGGTTATCGTTTACACCGGCAGGGAACTATCGGAAAAAGAAGATAAACAGCTTCGCAGGTATACGGAGAGCATCATTATCAAAGGCGCCAAATCTCCGGAGCGGCTCCTGGAAGAATCTGCCTTGTTCCTGCATCGTGTTGAGTCAAATCTTCCAAAGGATAAACAGAAAATATTGAAAATGGTGCATGCCAAAGAAACCGTACTGGGTGAAAAAACGATCCTGGTTGCTGATGACGATATAAGAAATATTTTTGCACTCTCAAGTATTCTCGAAGAAAAAGGCATGACGGTTATTGTTGCCCGGGACGGGGTGGAAGCCCTTGAAAAGGTAAAAAAACACAAAGAGATTGATATTGTTTTGATGGATATCATGATGCCGAATATGGATGGGTATGAAGCAATAAAAAAGATACGCAAAGATATCAGGAATAAAAAATTGCCCATTATTGCACTGACCGCTAAGGCCATGAAAGGCGACCGGAATAAATGTATTGATGCCGGCGCGAATGATTATCTGGCAAAACCCGTTGATACGGATAAATTGGTTGCCATGCTCAGAGTCTGGTTATATTAA
- a CDS encoding protein-glutamate O-methyltransferase CheR: protein MISAGENIKNEQIEIKLLLEAVSLKYGYDFKNYSFAHLKRRLGNRLNLSDMDNFSQMQHRLIYDESFFNSLLLDLSINVTEMFRDPWVYKKIRRTVIPVLKTYPYIKVWHAGCSTGQEVYSMAILLEEEGMKKRAQLYATDFNELILSKAKDGIYPMDVMREYINNYQKSGGKKDFSDYYAADYSHAVIKCGLRDKILFSSHNLVTDGVFGEMNLIVCRNVLIYFNKNLQDRVLKLFHDSLCPGGFLCLGTKESVKFSELSDAFEIVCDQEKIYRKRR from the coding sequence ATGATCAGTGCCGGGGAAAACATTAAAAATGAGCAGATAGAAATCAAGCTGTTGCTTGAGGCGGTCAGCCTGAAATATGGTTATGATTTTAAAAATTACTCTTTTGCACATTTAAAACGCAGACTTGGAAATCGTCTGAACTTGAGCGATATGGACAATTTTTCACAAATGCAGCATCGTTTAATTTACGATGAGTCCTTTTTTAATTCGCTTTTGCTCGATTTGTCGATCAATGTGACAGAGATGTTCAGAGATCCGTGGGTTTATAAAAAAATCAGGAGAACTGTTATCCCTGTTTTGAAGACCTATCCATATATTAAAGTCTGGCATGCAGGTTGTTCAACCGGGCAGGAAGTCTATTCAATGGCTATTCTTCTTGAAGAGGAAGGTATGAAAAAAAGAGCCCAGCTGTATGCAACGGATTTTAATGAACTCATTTTATCCAAGGCCAAAGACGGTATCTACCCGATGGATGTGATGCGGGAATATATAAATAACTATCAGAAATCGGGCGGGAAAAAAGATTTTTCAGACTATTATGCTGCTGACTATAGCCATGCGGTTATAAAGTGTGGCCTGAGGGATAAAATCCTTTTTTCATCTCATAATCTGGTTACGGATGGGGTTTTTGGTGAAATGAATCTGATTGTCTGTCGTAACGTTTTGATTTATTTTAACAAAAATCTTCAGGATAGAGTTCTAAAATTATTTCATGACAGTCTCTGCCCGGGCGGGTTCCTATGCCTGGGCACTAAGGAAAGCGTCAAATTTTCCGAATTATCAGATGCATTTGAAATCGTCTGTGACCAGGAAAAAATATATCGTAAGCGGCGTTAA
- a CDS encoding chemotaxis protein CheB: protein MAVSKHSYEAIVLGVSAGGLDALAEILPKFDKDMTLPVMIVQHQSHDSDDFLVRYFDRLCLHSVREVEDKMPVESGTIYFAPVNYHLLVEPDKTLSLSIEARVNYSRPSIDVLFESAADTYTDRLVGIILTGANQDGTNGAARIKKLGGLIIVQDPETAEAETMPMSVIKHVQVDHVLSLNRIGDFVNRLNLKENL, encoded by the coding sequence ATGGCAGTATCGAAACATTCATATGAAGCTATTGTGCTTGGCGTTTCAGCCGGCGGACTGGACGCGCTGGCAGAGATTCTGCCTAAGTTTGACAAAGACATGACGCTTCCTGTCATGATTGTGCAGCACCAAAGTCATGATTCTGATGATTTTCTGGTCAGATACTTTGATCGTTTGTGTCTGCATTCAGTCAGAGAGGTCGAAGATAAAATGCCGGTGGAATCCGGCACAATTTATTTTGCACCGGTCAACTACCATCTATTGGTGGAACCCGATAAAACCCTTTCCCTGTCAATAGAAGCCCGGGTGAATTACTCACGCCCTTCTATTGATGTCCTGTTTGAATCAGCAGCGGATACTTACACGGACAGGCTGGTCGGCATCATCCTGACCGGGGCTAACCAAGACGGAACAAATGGTGCGGCCAGGATTAAAAAACTGGGGGGACTGATTATCGTCCAGGATCCTGAGACCGCCGAGGCTGAAACCATGCCGATGTCCGTGATCAAGCATGTCCAGGTAGACCATGTCCTTTCTTTGAATAGGATAGGAGATTTTGTTAACAGATTGAATTTAAAAGAAAACTTATGA
- a CDS encoding response regulator — translation MKKISVLAVDDRPENLLALENLLESPELNIVKAGSGREALLKTLNHDFALILLDVQMPDMNGYETAELLRSVKKTRTIPIIFVTAANKEDHHVFKGYESGAVDYLLKPLEPVILTSKVKIFIELYKQRILLEEKTEEIRSLKNYLSNIIDSMPSILIGVDNKTRITHWNLRAREITRISKEVAKGKPLEKIFPQLENGAEYVHKAIESQQVYHHPRSTRQENGRLVYEDITIYPLVSNGMEGAVIRIDDATERVQIEEMMTETEKMISLGGLAAGIAHEINNPLAGMMQSAFVMKSRLENTNMPANLQVAEELSIKIEDVRAFMDKRDIFRMIDTIHNSGSRAAEIVNSMLIFARKSDADDMSLHYLNTLMDEILELAATDYDLKKEYDFKSIEIIKQYDERLPMLPCEPARIQQVLLNVLRNGAQAMHADRTKFPRFIIKIYKAEESDMVCIEIKDNGPGIDEDTRSKVFDPFFTTKPIGIGTGLGLSVSYFIITKNHKGQMDVISKPGSGATFIIRLPIKRD, via the coding sequence ATGAAGAAAATTTCCGTACTGGCCGTTGATGACCGGCCTGAAAACCTTTTGGCCTTGGAGAATCTCCTTGAATCTCCGGAACTTAATATCGTAAAAGCCGGCTCCGGGCGTGAGGCGTTGCTCAAAACACTAAATCATGACTTTGCGCTTATCCTTCTTGATGTTCAGATGCCTGATATGAACGGATATGAGACGGCTGAACTGTTAAGAAGTGTTAAAAAGACAAGGACAATCCCTATTATTTTCGTTACAGCTGCTAACAAAGAAGATCATCATGTGTTTAAGGGGTATGAATCGGGTGCGGTTGATTATCTTCTTAAACCATTGGAACCGGTTATTCTTACAAGTAAGGTAAAAATATTCATTGAACTGTATAAGCAAAGAATACTGCTTGAAGAAAAAACAGAAGAGATCCGAAGCTTGAAGAATTACCTGTCTAATATTATTGATTCCATGCCTTCCATTCTTATCGGCGTGGATAACAAAACCCGGATCACACATTGGAATCTTCGGGCCAGGGAAATAACCCGCATATCAAAGGAGGTGGCCAAAGGCAAACCGCTTGAAAAGATATTTCCACAACTTGAAAATGGGGCGGAATATGTACACAAAGCAATTGAATCCCAGCAGGTTTATCATCATCCACGTTCCACAAGGCAGGAGAACGGACGGCTTGTTTATGAAGACATAACCATTTATCCGCTGGTATCCAATGGCATGGAAGGCGCTGTAATCCGAATTGATGATGCAACCGAACGGGTTCAAATAGAAGAGATGATGACCGAAACGGAAAAAATGATTTCTTTAGGAGGCCTTGCAGCAGGCATCGCCCATGAAATCAATAATCCCCTGGCAGGGATGATGCAGAGTGCATTTGTCATGAAGTCCAGGCTTGAAAATACTAATATGCCTGCAAATTTACAAGTAGCAGAAGAGCTCAGTATTAAAATAGAGGATGTCAGGGCGTTTATGGACAAGAGGGATATTTTTCGTATGATTGATACGATTCATAACTCGGGCTCACGAGCGGCTGAGATCGTTAATTCTATGCTTATTTTTGCAAGAAAATCGGATGCCGACGACATGTCTTTGCACTACCTTAACACGCTTATGGATGAAATTCTGGAACTGGCTGCCACAGACTATGACCTTAAAAAAGAATATGATTTTAAATCTATTGAAATCATAAAACAATATGATGAAAGATTGCCCATGCTGCCCTGTGAGCCCGCAAGGATCCAGCAGGTGCTGCTGAACGTTCTCCGTAATGGTGCCCAGGCAATGCACGCTGATAGAACAAAATTTCCCAGATTTATCATTAAAATATACAAAGCCGAAGAATCTGACATGGTCTGCATCGAAATCAAGGATAATGGACCAGGTATAGATGAGGACACCCGCTCAAAGGTATTTGATCCGTTCTTTACGACTAAACCGATTGGTATAGGAACGGGATTAGGACTCTCTGTTTCTTATTTTATCATCACCAAAAATCATAAAGGCCAAATGGATGTCATTTCTAAACCAGGCAGCGGGGCTACTTTTATAATTAGACTTCCTATTAAAAGGGATTAA